In Hydrogenovibrio thermophilus, the following are encoded in one genomic region:
- a CDS encoding glutamate synthase subunit beta, which yields MGNVRQFLELDRQLPSKKEAMERKQNFEEIYTEFTPAHAQAQADRCLHCGNPYCEWACPVHNYIPNWLKLVSEGNIIEAAELSHQTNSLPEMCGRICPQDRLCEEACTLEDTNFGAVTIGAVEKYITDTATDMGWTPTLENVTMTDKKVAIVGSGPAGLGCADILIRNGVKPVVFEKEQEIGGLLTFGIPQFKLDKDIVLKRRSILEGMGVEFHCNTEIGKDITFEQLLNDYDAVFLGMGTYKPMAGRFPGEDLPQVYKALDFLIGNVKHELGLKQSPEPFVSMKGKRVVVLGGGDTTMDCTRTSVRQGADEVFCVYRRDEANMPGSRAEVKNAKEEGVQFKFNLAPVEVISENGQVTGLKVIETRMGEPDENGRRRAEMVEGSEHVIDCDAVIVAFGFQPNPPTWFRDHNIGLTDWQTVVAQEEAEFPFQTSNEKVFAGGDMVRGSSLVVHAIAEGRKAAEGILDYLDV from the coding sequence AAGCTCAGGCTGATCGTTGCCTGCACTGCGGTAACCCTTATTGCGAATGGGCTTGCCCGGTGCATAACTACATTCCGAACTGGTTGAAACTGGTTTCGGAAGGTAACATCATTGAAGCGGCCGAACTGTCGCACCAGACCAATTCTTTGCCGGAAATGTGCGGCCGCATCTGTCCGCAGGACCGTCTGTGCGAAGAAGCTTGTACCCTGGAAGACACTAATTTCGGCGCGGTCACCATCGGCGCGGTTGAAAAATACATCACCGACACCGCGACCGACATGGGTTGGACACCGACTCTGGAAAACGTCACTATGACGGATAAGAAAGTGGCGATTGTCGGCTCCGGACCGGCTGGCCTAGGGTGTGCTGACATTTTGATTCGCAATGGCGTTAAACCGGTGGTGTTTGAGAAAGAACAGGAAATCGGTGGCCTTCTGACGTTCGGGATTCCGCAATTCAAACTCGACAAAGACATTGTTCTGAAACGCCGCAGCATCCTGGAAGGCATGGGCGTGGAGTTCCATTGCAATACGGAAATCGGTAAAGATATCACCTTCGAACAGCTTCTAAACGATTATGATGCTGTCTTCTTGGGAATGGGGACTTATAAACCAATGGCCGGGCGCTTCCCAGGCGAAGACCTACCGCAAGTTTATAAAGCACTGGACTTCCTGATCGGCAATGTCAAACACGAACTGGGACTGAAACAGTCACCGGAGCCATTTGTTTCCATGAAAGGCAAGCGTGTTGTCGTACTGGGCGGTGGCGACACCACCATGGACTGTACCCGTACTTCGGTTCGTCAAGGCGCAGATGAAGTCTTCTGTGTCTATCGCCGCGACGAAGCCAACATGCCGGGTTCACGCGCCGAAGTGAAAAACGCCAAGGAAGAAGGCGTCCAGTTCAAGTTCAACCTGGCACCAGTGGAGGTTATCTCCGAAAACGGTCAGGTGACGGGATTGAAAGTCATCGAGACCCGCATGGGCGAGCCGGATGAAAACGGTCGTCGCCGTGCGGAAATGGTGGAAGGCTCCGAACACGTTATTGATTGTGACGCCGTGATTGTTGCCTTCGGTTTCCAACCCAACCCGCCGACTTGGTTCCGGGACCACAATATCGGTTTGACCGACTGGCAAACCGTTGTGGCTCAAGAAGAAGCCGAGTTCCCTTTCCAGACATCGAATGAAAAAGTGTTCGCTGGCGGGGATATGGTACGCGGCTCCAGCTTGGTGGTCCATGCCATCGCCGAAGGCCGAAAAGCCGCTGAAGGGATCTTGGATTATCTGGATGTTTAA
- the ccoG gene encoding cytochrome c oxidase accessory protein CcoG — protein sequence MSEERKVTYENSNQTKSLLDEMDTSNKNLQNIGVELLTVHTEGTVHAKRMPGKFRTIKWVIAAMWLSFFIGPYLQWDGRQAILFNLVDRQFHFFGITVLPQDIWVLAMILLFFALLLAATTAVAGRLWCGYACFHTVWTDIFTWVEEKFEGLPNKRMKLDQEPISFSKLRKKVPKWIIWAIIGFMTGFSFVAYFDPALSLWARLFTFEWSGTEATIILALGAATVFFAGFLREQVCIGFCPYARIQGAMIDTETVVPTYDVDRGEPRGRMKRAKPGEEQPDLGDCIDCNLCVAVCPTGVDIRKGQQFGCITCGLCIDACDSVMEKIKKPKGLIRYASLAEFAGKAFVPLYKRPRVIVYSSIMTFAAVAMIWGLATMSPLDVKVLHERAPLFVQMSDRTIQNKYYVKVVNKGNARLDASIEVTGPESLFYIGPKSIQVEPGNVGTATLLVRVPKKDLTEANTPIEILVTDQNNPAVSSTYSSMFIGPKVR from the coding sequence ATGTCCGAAGAACGCAAAGTCACATACGAAAACAGCAACCAAACAAAATCGCTGTTGGATGAAATGGATACGTCCAATAAAAACCTGCAAAACATTGGGGTGGAACTCCTAACGGTCCACACGGAAGGGACGGTGCATGCCAAGCGCATGCCGGGTAAATTCCGTACCATTAAATGGGTGATCGCCGCCATGTGGCTATCGTTCTTCATTGGGCCTTATCTACAGTGGGATGGTCGGCAAGCCATTTTGTTCAATTTAGTGGATCGTCAATTCCACTTCTTTGGCATCACGGTCTTGCCGCAGGATATTTGGGTATTGGCAATGATTTTGTTGTTCTTTGCCTTGTTGCTGGCCGCCACTACTGCTGTGGCCGGGCGTTTGTGGTGTGGTTATGCTTGTTTCCATACCGTGTGGACAGATATTTTCACTTGGGTGGAAGAAAAGTTCGAAGGTTTGCCGAACAAACGAATGAAGCTGGATCAAGAGCCGATTAGCTTTTCAAAATTACGTAAAAAAGTGCCGAAATGGATTATTTGGGCCATCATTGGTTTTATGACCGGTTTTAGCTTTGTCGCTTACTTTGACCCTGCACTGAGCTTGTGGGCGCGTTTGTTCACGTTTGAGTGGTCCGGCACCGAAGCGACCATTATCCTGGCGTTGGGTGCGGCGACGGTTTTTTTCGCCGGCTTTTTAAGAGAGCAGGTCTGTATCGGTTTCTGCCCTTACGCGCGTATTCAGGGGGCCATGATTGATACCGAAACCGTTGTGCCGACTTACGATGTGGATCGAGGAGAGCCTCGCGGTCGCATGAAACGCGCTAAACCGGGTGAAGAACAGCCAGACCTGGGTGATTGTATTGATTGTAACTTGTGCGTTGCGGTCTGTCCGACTGGCGTGGATATTCGTAAAGGTCAGCAATTCGGTTGTATTACCTGTGGCTTGTGTATTGATGCCTGCGATTCGGTGATGGAAAAAATCAAGAAGCCGAAAGGATTGATTCGTTATGCTTCCCTGGCGGAATTTGCTGGCAAGGCTTTTGTTCCGTTATACAAGCGTCCGCGTGTCATTGTATATTCCAGTATTATGACTTTTGCCGCGGTCGCGATGATCTGGGGGCTTGCGACCATGTCACCATTGGATGTGAAAGTGTTGCACGAAAGAGCACCGCTGTTCGTTCAAATGAGTGATCGTACGATTCAGAACAAGTATTACGTCAAGGTCGTGAATAAAGGCAATGCCCGTTTGGATGCTAGTATTGAAGTGACCGGGCCGGAAAGTCTGTTCTATATCGGTCCGAAAAGCATTCAGGTGGAACCGGGGAATGTCGGCACTGCGACTTTGCTGGTCCGGGTGCCGAAAAAAGATTTGACGGAAGCGAATACGCCAATCGAGATTCTGGTGACCGATCAGAATAATCCGGCGGTTAGCAGCACTTACAGCAGCATGTTTATCGGGCCGAAAGTTCGTTAA
- a CDS encoding heavy metal translocating P-type ATPase translates to MTQTCYHCGQGIEQGAWVLKPIKGVEREFCCHGCAGVCDAIYEAGLDSFYRRTPEGELLSPPPPPNKDTEFFDYDEVQSQFVSDLSQRREITLISEAIHCAACIWLIEHTLAKLDGIQMAKVNFTNKQIKLRWDNDVIKLSEIIQELNRVGYDAAPYDASNSEEAFRKANRDLLYRLGFAGFAMMNVMWFSVALYAGADQDSEFRHYFHWIEFIIATITLAYSGKPFLSGAWTSLKSRTVGMDVSISLGILTTYLYSFWVTIDPQHSGNVYYDTMIDFMFLLLIGRYLEAISKNKAIDSTRRLMDLQPKVARMKTESGVDVVPVRKLKAGDVVLVKPGDQIPVDGTVVEGVGNVNESMLSGESREILKQNGASVSAGTLNLDGALSIRVQSILQDTMLGRIVHMVEDAQGSKAPIQCTAERIMPWFVSVVIALATLSFVFWILNADFETAMIAATSVLIITCPCAFGLATPMATAVASGVSAQNGILIKNGAVLEILNDIQHFVFDKTGTLTKGQMRLVDSRFGKNVAENDLWRDLVRIEFHSEHSLGRAIVDTLQERHPEFKNMDMSVDFFQAHPGKGVEASVTGRHYHIGTGPWLQASGVSLPNDFVQMEAEKAQQAQTSVWVAQDQQVVAILFLEDELREDAIEMIARLKARGKRVTLLSGDRQAVAETVAEKLGGMSVHAEVLPEQKHEAIQAYQKDGELVAMVGDGINDAPAMARANVSIALGSGTDVSMDCADIVLLNNELLSVDTAVDLSQRTLKTIKQNIASSILYNITLVPLAMAALLTPLIAAITMPLSSLVVIGNAARIRSFYSKKAVAKRKRQSLAGKA, encoded by the coding sequence ATGACACAAACGTGCTATCACTGCGGTCAAGGGATTGAGCAGGGAGCCTGGGTGCTTAAACCCATTAAAGGGGTTGAGCGAGAATTCTGTTGTCACGGCTGTGCCGGTGTCTGTGACGCAATTTATGAAGCCGGTTTAGACAGCTTCTACCGCCGTACGCCCGAAGGCGAGTTGCTGTCGCCGCCTCCGCCTCCGAATAAAGATACGGAGTTTTTCGATTACGACGAAGTTCAGTCGCAATTCGTTTCCGACCTTTCTCAACGTCGCGAAATCACTCTGATTTCCGAAGCGATTCATTGTGCCGCTTGTATCTGGCTAATTGAGCATACGTTGGCCAAACTGGATGGTATTCAGATGGCCAAGGTCAATTTCACCAATAAACAAATTAAACTGCGTTGGGATAACGACGTCATTAAGTTGTCCGAAATCATTCAGGAATTGAATCGCGTCGGCTATGATGCGGCGCCTTATGATGCTTCCAACAGTGAAGAAGCTTTCCGTAAAGCGAATCGAGATTTGTTGTATCGACTTGGTTTTGCCGGTTTTGCCATGATGAACGTCATGTGGTTCTCGGTGGCTCTGTATGCCGGAGCGGACCAGGATTCCGAATTCCGCCATTACTTCCATTGGATCGAATTTATCATCGCCACGATTACCTTAGCCTATTCCGGGAAACCATTTTTATCAGGTGCCTGGACATCGTTGAAGTCTCGAACGGTCGGGATGGATGTCTCCATCTCATTGGGCATTCTGACCACCTACCTGTATTCCTTTTGGGTAACGATTGACCCGCAGCATTCGGGTAACGTCTATTACGACACCATGATCGACTTCATGTTTTTGCTACTGATTGGCCGCTATCTGGAAGCCATTTCCAAAAATAAAGCCATCGATTCCACACGCCGTTTGATGGATCTGCAGCCGAAGGTAGCGAGAATGAAAACCGAGTCCGGCGTGGATGTGGTGCCGGTTCGAAAACTGAAAGCCGGGGATGTGGTGCTGGTCAAACCCGGTGATCAAATTCCGGTCGATGGCACCGTCGTGGAGGGCGTTGGCAATGTCAATGAATCCATGTTGAGCGGAGAGTCACGTGAAATTCTGAAACAAAACGGTGCCTCGGTCTCGGCCGGCACCTTGAACCTGGATGGTGCTTTGTCGATACGGGTGCAATCGATTCTGCAAGATACGATGCTCGGGCGGATCGTACACATGGTCGAAGATGCACAAGGCTCAAAAGCACCCATCCAGTGCACCGCCGAACGGATCATGCCTTGGTTCGTCTCGGTTGTCATTGCGCTGGCGACGTTGAGTTTTGTGTTCTGGATTCTCAATGCGGATTTCGAAACAGCTATGATCGCGGCCACTTCGGTGCTGATTATCACCTGTCCGTGTGCGTTTGGCTTGGCGACGCCGATGGCGACGGCGGTGGCTTCCGGCGTTTCGGCTCAAAACGGTATTCTGATTAAGAACGGAGCGGTGCTGGAAATTTTGAACGATATTCAGCATTTCGTGTTTGATAAGACCGGCACCTTGACCAAAGGCCAGATGCGGTTAGTGGATTCCCGTTTTGGAAAAAACGTTGCGGAAAATGATCTTTGGCGAGACTTGGTACGGATTGAATTCCACTCCGAGCATTCTTTGGGGCGCGCCATTGTCGACACCTTGCAGGAGCGTCATCCGGAATTCAAAAATATGGATATGAGCGTGGATTTTTTCCAGGCCCATCCCGGCAAAGGAGTGGAGGCGTCCGTGACGGGACGTCACTATCACATCGGAACCGGTCCTTGGTTGCAAGCCAGCGGCGTTTCACTTCCGAATGATTTTGTACAAATGGAGGCCGAGAAAGCTCAGCAAGCGCAAACCAGCGTGTGGGTGGCTCAGGATCAACAAGTCGTGGCCATTTTGTTCCTGGAAGATGAGCTACGCGAGGATGCCATCGAGATGATCGCTCGTTTAAAAGCTCGTGGCAAACGAGTGACGTTGTTGAGTGGCGACCGCCAGGCTGTGGCCGAAACCGTTGCAGAAAAATTGGGCGGTATGTCGGTGCATGCCGAGGTGTTGCCGGAACAAAAACACGAAGCGATTCAAGCCTATCAAAAAGACGGTGAATTGGTGGCGATGGTCGGTGACGGCATTAACGATGCGCCGGCGATGGCTCGCGCCAATGTCAGTATTGCCCTCGGTTCTGGAACGGATGTGTCGATGGATTGCGCCGACATTGTTTTGCTTAACAACGAACTTTTGTCAGTCGATACGGCCGTGGATTTGTCTCAGCGTACCCTGAAGACCATCAAACAAAACATTGCCAGCTCGATTCTTTATAATATTACCTTGGTGCCGTTGGCGATGGCCGCATTACTGACGCCACTGATCGCCGCCATCACCATGCCGTTGAGCAGTCTGGTGGTCATTGGGAACGCGGCGCGCATTCGCAGCTTCTACAGTAAAAAAGCCGTGGCCAAGCGCAAACGACAAAGCTTGGCTGGTAAAGCCTGA
- a CDS encoding FixH family protein has product MTDAKDNKDVKKDTRDWSVAWKNPFVIGWFTILIIVLSVNFFMVSMAIVTAPGLTVPDFYEKGKNMGEIIARRKHMEELGWQFDIDLPILKEGQDQEVAVTVLDKDNNAFDVDTAVLYYYRPSNKKYDGQLELNSSGKTGEYKGVINLPLKGKYDLVMEITKGDEVFNLGRSIMVQDAP; this is encoded by the coding sequence TTGACGGACGCCAAAGACAACAAAGATGTTAAAAAGGATACCCGGGACTGGAGTGTCGCCTGGAAAAACCCATTCGTAATCGGTTGGTTCACGATTTTGATTATCGTGCTGTCGGTGAATTTCTTCATGGTCAGTATGGCGATCGTGACGGCACCGGGCTTGACCGTACCGGATTTCTACGAAAAGGGCAAAAACATGGGCGAAATCATCGCTCGCCGCAAACATATGGAAGAGCTGGGTTGGCAGTTTGATATCGATTTGCCGATTTTGAAAGAAGGTCAGGACCAGGAGGTGGCGGTGACCGTTCTGGACAAAGACAATAACGCCTTCGATGTCGATACTGCGGTTTTGTATTATTACCGACCTTCCAATAAAAAATACGATGGGCAGCTTGAATTGAACTCGTCCGGGAAGACGGGGGAATATAAAGGGGTGATTAATTTACCTTTAAAAGGCAAATACGATTTGGTGATGGAGATTACCAAAGGGGACGAAGTGTTTAACCTTGGCCGTTCCATTATGGTTCAGGATGCGCCCTAA
- the ccoS gene encoding cbb3-type cytochrome oxidase assembly protein CcoS, with the protein MDVVFGLIPMMLLFGFLVVVVFIWMAKSGQFDDLDGAANSIFMDDEFDEELKKKESNEPGVVENKQEGTADGESMTSQVADKTLSRQDGEAGTPTSSDDANTRK; encoded by the coding sequence ATGGACGTTGTATTTGGTTTAATCCCGATGATGCTGTTATTCGGCTTTTTGGTCGTGGTGGTGTTTATCTGGATGGCGAAATCGGGGCAGTTCGATGACTTGGATGGCGCGGCCAACAGTATCTTTATGGATGACGAATTCGACGAAGAGCTAAAGAAAAAGGAATCTAACGAGCCCGGAGTCGTTGAGAACAAGCAAGAGGGTACCGCTGACGGTGAATCTATGACCTCTCAGGTTGCCGACAAGACGCTTTCTCGGCAAGATGGCGAGGCAGGCACGCCAACCTCTAGTGACGACGCAAATACCCGAAAATGA